A part of Paenibacillus donghaensis genomic DNA contains:
- a CDS encoding MMPL family transporter, whose amino-acid sequence MSGYGKWVAGSKTKWITLLVWIIVVGALTVLWPAVNSQVVNNAPNLPEDSQSVRAAALAEKEFPGGSGVPALLVWHREGGLSSEDLVHITATYSKLEQEPLPHQNFVPPLGQLPPQALQASLSEDQSTLVTPVLFDKTADSEQLGEAVTELKERIAAETGADPSAAKTESDELSLRVTGPVGITIDATGLFENADVSLLIATVILVLVFLLVIYRSPILALIPLVAVGFAYGATSPVLGFMAQKGWITVDSQAISIMTVLLFGAGTDYCLFLISRFRQLLKVERSKSRALLRSITEASGAIAMSGFTVVLALFALLLAKYGAYHRFAVPFSVSIFIMGIASLTLVPALLAIFGRTSFFPFIPRTPEMEAERAAAAGKPAPQPKVSRKKGIGGLVVSRPWAVVGVTIIGLGILASFSSGIKFTYDILSSFPKTMESREGFDLIGNQFSPGELAPAKLIVDTQGVANPTDLQVVLESISYVDTVSDPQPGAVSPNITGYDLEFKTNPYSLEAMDYIPALLATAEQALDDAGIDNPQDKVWVSGQTATQHDTQVIGDRDTDLIIPVVIGLITLLLLLYLRSVVATIYLVATVILSFFSALGLGWLIIHYLLGADAIQGAIPLYSFVFLVALGEDYNIFMISNIWKKRKVMPLKQAIAEGVNETSSVITSAGLILAGTFAVLASLPIQVLVQFGIITALGVLLDTFIVRPLLVPALTMLFGRRAFWPGTHVEVEKPLPAGGRE is encoded by the coding sequence ATGTCAGGCTACGGAAAATGGGTGGCGGGAAGTAAGACTAAATGGATTACTCTTCTCGTATGGATCATTGTAGTAGGCGCGCTTACCGTGTTATGGCCTGCAGTTAACTCGCAGGTTGTCAACAATGCGCCCAATCTGCCGGAGGATTCACAATCGGTGCGGGCGGCAGCCCTGGCCGAGAAGGAGTTCCCCGGCGGCAGCGGAGTTCCGGCATTGCTGGTCTGGCACAGGGAAGGCGGACTTTCCAGCGAAGATTTAGTACATATAACGGCTACCTACAGCAAGCTGGAGCAGGAGCCGCTGCCGCACCAGAACTTCGTTCCGCCGCTGGGCCAGCTGCCGCCGCAGGCGCTGCAGGCTTCCTTATCTGAGGATCAGAGCACATTGGTCACTCCAGTATTGTTCGACAAGACAGCTGACAGTGAGCAGCTTGGCGAAGCGGTAACGGAGCTGAAGGAACGGATTGCTGCCGAGACGGGTGCTGATCCTTCAGCAGCCAAGACAGAGAGCGATGAGCTGAGTCTTAGGGTCACCGGACCCGTAGGAATCACCATCGATGCTACCGGATTATTCGAGAACGCTGACGTCTCTCTGTTGATTGCAACGGTGATTCTGGTGCTGGTGTTCCTGCTGGTGATCTACCGCTCACCGATTCTTGCGCTTATTCCGCTGGTTGCCGTCGGGTTCGCTTATGGCGCAACCAGTCCTGTGCTGGGCTTCATGGCACAGAAGGGCTGGATTACCGTAGATTCACAGGCCATCTCTATTATGACCGTGCTGCTGTTCGGCGCAGGAACCGATTATTGTCTGTTCCTGATCTCGCGCTTCCGCCAGCTCCTGAAGGTCGAGCGGAGCAAGAGCCGTGCGCTCCTGCGCTCCATCACCGAAGCTTCCGGGGCGATTGCGATGAGCGGCTTCACGGTAGTGCTCGCACTGTTCGCGCTGCTGCTGGCGAAATACGGGGCGTATCACCGCTTTGCTGTTCCGTTCAGCGTCTCCATCTTCATTATGGGGATAGCCAGCCTGACGCTGGTGCCCGCGCTGCTGGCCATCTTCGGAAGAACCTCGTTCTTCCCGTTTATTCCCCGCACGCCTGAAATGGAGGCGGAACGTGCCGCAGCCGCCGGGAAACCGGCTCCACAGCCGAAGGTATCCCGCAAGAAGGGAATCGGTGGACTGGTGGTTTCCCGCCCTTGGGCGGTCGTGGGCGTAACGATCATCGGACTGGGCATTCTGGCTTCGTTCTCCAGCGGGATCAAGTTCACCTACGATATTCTGTCTTCGTTTCCGAAGACTATGGAATCGCGGGAAGGCTTTGATCTGATCGGCAACCAGTTCTCGCCGGGAGAGCTAGCACCGGCCAAGCTGATCGTTGATACGCAGGGTGTAGCCAATCCCACCGATCTCCAAGTTGTGCTGGAGAGCATCTCATATGTGGACACGGTCTCTGATCCGCAGCCGGGTGCCGTAAGTCCCAACATAACTGGCTATGATCTTGAATTCAAGACGAACCCGTATTCACTCGAAGCGATGGACTACATTCCTGCATTGCTGGCAACGGCAGAGCAGGCGCTGGATGATGCGGGGATTGACAATCCTCAGGATAAGGTGTGGGTCAGTGGGCAAACCGCCACGCAGCATGACACTCAGGTGATTGGCGACCGTGATACAGACCTGATCATCCCTGTTGTAATCGGATTAATAACATTGCTGCTGCTGTTGTACCTGCGTTCGGTCGTTGCGACGATTTATCTGGTGGCTACGGTCATCCTGTCCTTCTTCTCGGCGCTGGGTCTGGGCTGGCTGATCATTCATTATCTGCTAGGCGCAGACGCGATCCAAGGAGCCATTCCGCTGTATTCGTTCGTGTTCCTGGTGGCACTGGGCGAGGATTATAACATCTTTATGATCTCGAACATTTGGAAAAAGCGTAAGGTCATGCCGCTGAAGCAGGCGATTGCCGAAGGGGTCAATGAGACCAGCTCGGTAATCACCTCCGCTGGCCTTATCCTGGCCGGCACCTTCGCGGTGCTTGCCAGTCTGCCGATTCAAGTGCTGGTGCAGTTCGGCATCATCACAGCCCTCGGCGTGCTGCTGGACACCTTTATTGTCCGCCCGCTGCTTGTTCCAGCCCTTACGATGCTGTTTGGCCGCCGGGCCTTCTGGCCGGGCACACATGTGGAGGTAGAGAAGCCACTGCCGGCAGGCGGCAGGGAATAG